The following DNA comes from Helicoverpa armigera isolate CAAS_96S chromosome 27, ASM3070526v1, whole genome shotgun sequence.
aatttatttcccCGTTTTAAGGCAGAACGCCTTGACTTGGCAACTCTAGCACAGGCAGTACTCGATCACGTCAAACAAAAACAGTCTGTAAAAAGTTCAATCAAAATTCGAACTTAACTCTTagtttttaagactcaaaatgCAATGTTTTCAAACGTTACGTTCACAAAGCTACTATGCAGGTAATTAAAAAGAAGTCTAATTACAAATTacttcattgaaataattatttaatgattgtGATTAATGAACATGccaattatattaattagtcAGCTATGGAcatagaaaatgtaaaatatggGTTTCTAGTTAAAGATAAAGATTGTTTATTTGTCCAAAATAACAACGGTTCAAAGATGCGAAaagtatgtttattaaaatgtttgtaatcaCGAGAACTCGATTTAAATACTCATCTCCTACGTTTATTCGCATTTAGTTGCTGATGGTTTTGTCGTAGCAAAAATAGTAACTACCGTACGGGGTTAAGAGTTCGGTTCTCAGACCAAGTCAAACCACTTTATGGGATTTTAGGAACTTGCACAAAGCAGTCCGAAGTCTGGAAGTTATCAGTCttacacccccgtgcctgggagggcacgtgtcgccggcgtccccgaatgctactcagtagcagtcgttgttacaattccaccgtcagaggccgtcaggcggatttgggTAAACCCTGACCCTAGGGCTTATTAAGTTAGGTGACAAAGTGATTTCGGCGCAACCCGAGAATTGAACCAGAGACTTCTTACACAGCATAGTACCATTGAGGCAGTTTTCGTGATGGTAAAGACTAATATTTCTGTAGATTTATCTGCGTTGTGTTGTTAAAACTGACCGTTACCTCGAGCCGGCATAATGTCAAAGTCTGTAGTCTGTGGTCACAGCAGTCGGTTGAGGAAATACGGTCGAATGATCATTTTGGaactcttttttgtttttattcatgcTTTACCCTTTATGGGCTAGACTGGGAtgacgccattttgaaataatgttgttttcgtaggagtttttatttcagaagcaagtaagtctgagtcttatcaaggggtatcgggttgcccgggtaactgggttgaggaggtcagataggcagtagcttcttgtaaagcactggtactcagctgcgtacggttagactggaagacgatcCCAACAtagctttaaggttggctgtaagagaacccaattctgggttaagctcgccattgtacataaactgtctttattattttttaatatgtattgttaagtgtgcaataaagaataagaataagaggctcgggagatgatgatgatgatttctgaTGGAATAATTTCTCATAGGTATGCAATATCCTTACACTttcttactaataatataaatgcaaaagttactctgtctgtctgtatgtcactcttttatttcaattaactcACGTAAGTAGGTACGTGAATATAGAGCCTGAAAAAAGATATAAGCAACCTTTTATCCAGCTGCGGCAAGTAGTTGTCTAATTTGGAACCGCGGGGCACGGAGAGTTACTAATCTAAAAATTCTTtacatttttagaaatattgaaGCGGAATGCTTGCAataaaatacctaggtatatgttGCAGGAATTGTAGGAATGTAATATAGTGaagatttatgtaggtatatggagCAACTTTTTATCGATTCTTTAGATGCAGCTGCGATTTTTATGACGTCAAATTCCATAACGCGTTATATCAATGTAGGATTtccgtttaaataaatatctttgtaTACCTTTACCTAACTATCGTTGTAAAATTATCTTGAGATGAATCTAGGAATCTAAAGAAGATTGACAACTATAGTTAcccactattttattttaaattagttgGTCCTTTATAGGTACTATCTTCAAGCTCTTTCTGTTTAacccaagggaactacttctcgtaTCTCTATTGAAATTAGCCCACAATCTCAGGTTTCTCAGGTTCTAGGATCgcaattttcaatagtttttcaTGAAAGCGAGACAGTcactttacatttttaataatataaaaaattaaattataaatttaaaaaaacccccgacccaaaaaaaatacgcaataattatgacaaaaggttaaaaacgctaaaccctataaaaagcaaaaaataacttttaacactacgtaaactaaattttgtcgtgtcgggggaccgctctaattcattactttagatacgtgtttttttttttaaacgaatgttgtaattaggtaggtatcatttgatttatgtaagtatttatgaaggtaaaaagcggtcccccgacacgtcaaaatttagtttacgtagtgttaaaagttattttttgctttttatagggtttagcgtttttaaccttttgtcataattattgcgtattttttttgggtcgggggtttttttaaatttataatttaattttatttcatgctttttaaaggagctccttaatttttccttctttcatttaatttattttatcttaagaagaggtcgctatatgcgatctcggccaaaggaagctgtttaacaatcctcatgacaaactggctctgggagaattgcacagattgagaaacaataaagaacCTTTgaacattctagattttcagcaaaaatataaatcggtttatccgtttcattccggcattccagagtttcatccgccacatcccatttccagcatcaggttctcgtgaatcagaaacatgaagagagctcgtcaagacaaattcaacgagcccaaactcgatgggtttactaaaaggcagttcagggttacgtctcctaccttcgtgccctaacagcagaccagctcagtggttccaaaagacattagtatttcaaatttcagatcccacatatacttgcaagtaaagtgagcgtgtaacattcctatcacatctagcaaatgagctgatgaccttgaagacctgaaccgatttccaccaaacatagctaagaacactcccgactgacataccttttaaacaaaaaaaaccgcattacaatcggatcatccgtttgggagctacgatgccacatacacacacacacacacacacacacacacacacacacacacacagacacgtcaaacttataacaccccgtcgtttttgcgtcgggggttaaaaaagaaatatgtcTAGATTCATACCCAAATCGAAGACtaggtatgtaatgtaaatatgtatggtaGAATTCTGCCTATCCCTTCAAGATTAAACACCGTAATATAACCTCTACAGTACCAATCCCCCATTTTTAATTAACCTCAACCTTAGAACGAGATAAtcttaacacaaataaataaaacaacagtcGTCCACTGATCTGTGTTTACCGCACAAATTaagattgaaaatgtttttcttgcCCCCAAGCCGATTTATAAGACGAGCCGTGTTAATGAAACTGGGCCATTTGTTCTTTTTATGTAATGttatatgttttaatttaaggGTGTTTTTGACCGACTTCGAAAATAGGAGGAgctcaatacatcgagtgtaaTGAGACTAATGACAGTGTTTTGGAAGGCTCGATAATCTGTGGGTCACGGCTGTCATtcgaacatctttggctgtcgttacgggtaagaacccagtaagtctgacaaccagtcttacctcggttatttattgggttgcccaagtaactgggttgaagagaccAGATAGGGCAAtccctccttgtaaaacactggtactcaactgcatatagttagaatggaagccaatctcaacatagttgggaaaaagcaaGACAGGTGATCATGCACAATGATTTGTtgccaaatatttatattaaaatattgcattgTTATTGCAGATCTAGGGACCGAATtaggaatttaaaaaatacacatataAAACACGAGTTTATACAAAAATTGGGCGTCAAATAGAGTCGAAGAACACCTCCACATTGCTGTCATTCTTAGATTATCCATCTTAGAGTACTCACACATTGCAGATTAAACAGGGCCGGCAGTTGACCTGATGAttgtcttaaaattattttttaacagtaAATCTTGATTCccccaatcaaagttttcaatcgatCTGATACCGtctaaatatctgatctttgttCTGTGTgtgctaccattcatcttcatactcatttatgagcccaaacaaacccGAACGGGGTCCACCTGGGCCAAAGCCTGTCGGGGCTACACGAACtcttacttatatttataaagcTTATAGTAAATTAATTTCCATTCTATATTCTAACAACTGAATACGTCAAGTAGTAACATTTATAGGGCCACAAATAGTGTGGGCAGCTAAGTTCGAACAAATTAAGATGGAGAGAGCTGTCACGAGACGATCGCAGGGCTTATCCTTATTACAATGGAAGATAGGAATGTGGTACAGATAGAGTAAGGATAGTTTGTTCTGAGCACTTGTTGATTCAGCCAGAATAAGGATGGAAATTACAGTTTTCTCTGTGGTTACAACTGAAAAAGACAAGTAAATAGAGAACTGCATTACTCCGAAAAATGTGCTGTAGAAACCAGCACATTCTCGTGCTACAATTTTCGTAGATAAAAGTGCCTGAAAACGAGTCTATATTTTACCAAATACTGATGTTCAATTTGATTGAtttgcctcgttggtctatAAATATGTTTACGGGTATTCGCATAGCGCAACTGCTGCGCACGGGGTCTCGGGCTCGATTCTTAGTTCAAACCATAATCGCTTTGTTTAAGACTTTCACGAACCAGCCTGAtgtctgaaagttggtgattgatacgtACACCCGTGCACCGAAGAACACGTTGATGACCGATAGGGATAGATATAGGTCAGCGCCCCTTGTCTCTCCCCGGTcttgtcggattgtcgtccgaTCGGACTATAAGAGTGAaggcacctgtgtctgcgcaaatgcttgtgcactataatagaTCCTGCACAGCTTACTTATCTCCTTAGTGCAAACTTCTACCTATTTAATTCCAAAGATCAAATAGCAAAATTGCAttcacttttataaaaaataaggcaaaaattcacaaaaaaaaacaaaaccaattttCGCGAGCACCGAAATGAATCAAAAAcacatatgtaagtacatatcaTTATAATCTGATATTGCGTACATATGACAATAAATCGTTTATGTAAAATGATAGGTCGGAGCGTTAATTGATAGCGTCGCGACGCCTACGCTGTGTGCTCAGCCTTATCTGTGAAAGTGAATGAAATGGGGGAAGCGTGAATAGAATTGGGAGGGATGGGTTCCGTGGTGTTTATTGTGTATTTCATATGATTTTCAGGGAGATAAATGCAtaccaaaaccaaaattactAGTGACAAATGCGTCAAAAAACTTCGCGCAGCTTTCAGTGGCAAAAAGTAATGTTTGCAGATTTGCGCAATCATCTGGCCTAGATGCTTTGTGGCCAATGATGATCAGTGAGATAGGTATTGAATCTTATGTGTAGCTTACCACATCACACgtgaaaaagtttgtttttattagtcaTTACTCCTCAAAACTcgcttaaaacttaattttacttTGATGCGTCATCTGCCGAGTAacttacacaattttttttatttattcttcttcCAGGTTTTAGAAAATGGaaaatttttaattgtaaaaactaGGAttcatttaaacttaacttaaaatTGCGGAATCTTGAATTGTTTGTTCAATTAGTCCTTTATAACAAGAAAACGAAGCTATGGAAATTACTAgtgtgtaaacaaaaataagtgaTCCAAACATTGCAACATTTTCCTTAATCTTTACATTTTAAGCGTTTTTCCTTACACCTTACGGAACCCTAACAATAATGTACGCGCGACTAGAGGTGTTGAGATTTCAGTCGCGTTTGGGATCGCTCGCAGTAACGTCTAAATCCCCACAAATTGtattgtttcaatttatttagttCTTTAGTTCTCTAAATCTTAGAGAAGGACATTGTGTGCGGAATAGTCGGGGAAAGAACACGGGTTTTGTAGAGGTAAGAATTTTGTAAGCATTTACTttgatgtaaaaatatattcatgtataaaaaaaagtatttaaccgatttcaaataagtaaatggcaaattattttattttagtttttcattttaaatttcccttggcatttttgttttgtaatgcaccttaattttattatttttcttgctgTGTAAATTTATGTCAAACTTGTTTGAAATCTAGTTCATCCTGCAAATGCTGTGATCTCCCATAATTGGAGAAGCACACAGAAATGTTCTTGTTGTAAAGGTAACAAAATGTAATTGTGTATTCTACGTTGgagatcctaaataaataaataaataaattatgtggtTTAGACCTGTAGTTAAGAGTttccaagtatttttttaaaatttttttattaacggGCTTGGTCAAccggaaaaataaaataactttgcaagtaataacaataacagacttaaataatataacggaaaatatctaaataatttactaattaaaataaaaaagacacaTCATTTTTATAagttgcaaaacaaaataagttacCAATCGAAAATTAAGAAACATTTCTCTTCAGAatcaaatgttttaaatacaatataaatattatacacaGTAAAATACTGTGCTGAAAAAAATAAGCCTAAAGAAACATACTTGACACGAGtttgtaacttatttttaaatgccaAGTTCTTGGAGTTGGTTTCACCATTTTTCCTTAGAGATGGCCAGTTATGAAAACTTAAAAGAAAAGTGTTATTAACACAATTTCCTGGAAAAAGGCCTCGGACTTAACTTAGGTGTTGATCTTCCTCAAAACGAATCTGACTTCtcgcaatttatttaatttcgtttTCCTTTTCAACCTCAAAATGTCTATGACCAGATGAGTTATGTTGATTATGTTGATCGGACCCTCAAGACACAAGCTGTAGCTTAGTTTGAGGGTCATTGCCaaactttattgtaattcttttttgatgaataaataataattttgaaataattttgattttaagtgTGACCACTTGAAAATCCCTGACCCTACAAACTTTAAGTCattcgatagtttgtttgggcttatattagtaagcacataacaacgatcaggccAGTAAGTATCAGAccgattaaaaactttaaatgaattctcgattttcgaaaaaaaaacatctgccGTCAACTTTCAGCCGACTGTTTGTTAATACTTTAGTTTTCGTTTTTAAGTGAAATCGAATATCAAAATCCCTTTAATGAATCTTAACGTCGATAATTTACCTTTATGCTAGTTtaacaacaattttttaaatatgatattCGTGCTCACAAAAGTATCTCAAAAAAATCTATAACGGAAAAACCCATCAGTTTTCAATCTACAACAAAAACGTGGATTCACTATAAAAGCTCGGTATCTAATCAATTGCTAAGAGCCCTTCAGATTTGAGCAGATAATACCTACCTTATCGCCCCCCGAtgtaaaaagtacctaatttgcacagattacaatattattatggaAAGGGAAATCGGCGTCATCAATGTACCTAAAAGTACGcgcatactacaaacttttagtcggccgatagtttgtttgggctcatgaatCTGTAAGAAGATAAATggaaatgatgataatgatatccTTCTCCTACCCGGctattatcggccacggcggctgttcttatgtaaggagatcagccaactgcgcaggacatatcatagtgcacaagcatttgcgcagacacaggtgcactcactatcccttcactctcatagcccgattggacggcaatccgacacgaccggagacagatcagaatatatacataggtaacaACGATAAGGTGtttgtccggtatcagaccgactaaaatcTCTTCACGAttctctaaaaaaaaaaaaaattttcactCACCGGGCCAACAGTTGCCCGACTATTTAATCTACAGTGAGCGGGTATGCTTAGTGCAAACTTTGatttttgatattgaaatataatatctGATAGCGGTATATGTGTTAAAATATAAAGGGacgtgatatttttttgtttttcacattTGAAAGGATACcgctatcttttgttttatgtgtgGGTTTTCCTACGAATTTGTAATTTTCACGGAAATCTATGTTTGATTAACCGAAATACTGAAACGTCACTTAAAAGTATTGTGTGACAGATATACAATTATGTTTGAgcagattttcaaaataaagctaCATTTCAGTATTTGGTCATAGGTCTGAAAGATTAGGAACCTGTTTCCTACAGGTTTACCTGTACCTCAAGGGAATTTCTTCCCGCACccaggtaaaaagtagcctgtctTTTTCGGACTATGAGCTATAAATACTTGTTAGAATAATACGGTTTTCTAAAGTACTTAAGTCCATATTGGCCAATAAATAAGGTCATGAATGCTAAGAAATGGCACAAAACACAAAAGTTCCAAAGAAACTTCctaactaaactaaaataatttcatagtaTTCAGAAGATTTTACTTTCTTCTACAAAACTATGTTTGCTCGATTTCACCATCTTATTTTCTTGTACATAACTTAAAAGTTAAGTATTGTATGTCTTCTTTCAGCTAAAATTTTAGCCAACCATGCGATGCTAAAACAACATGGGCTCTACACACACATTTTTACTACTTCTACTATTCAAAACTTGCCTCAGTCAAAATCTATACCACCTTTTCAAGAAAATCAATGAAGAAACTGGCAACTTTAGCAGGGAAGCAGCCAATCTAGCATGGGAATCTTCAATAAGCCCTGGCAACCCTCAACTACCAGCTCGCTCGGCTATATACCAGAAAAGTCGTTTAATATGGCAACACAAAACGTGTGATGAACTGGCAACACTGTCTAATCGTCAGTCGTTGAATAGCACTCAAGAAAGACAGTACTATTTGTTGTGTAGGGGTCCAGAGTTTACTTATGAGGAAACCAGGTACTTATAGCTCATTATATGGTCATTAAAATCATCTATTTTCATACAGAGAAAAAATGAACGTTAATCATCACGCATGAAGGCGATTTCAGGTTTCTCaatatattttcctttaccTAGTCATTTATGTTCAAGATACACTGAGAAAGTATAggtaacttagaaaagttacctTGATAATTGTCTGGAATCAAACAGCAGTTTACTGCTACTTGAGAGGCTTGACATGATAGCCCAGTGCTTATCATCATGACTATCATCATGACTCTCAtgactatcatcatcatcatgactATCATGATTTTTTATCTCATCATCTCTACTAAactattcttttattttcagaactACAAGTAATCTTTACGAAGAACTTCAATCAATTTATTCAGACGCCGAAATCTGCATCCCAAGCGACTCAAACATATCTCCAgacaatttgacagctgtcGAAGAAGCCATCTTGAATTATCTGTCAAACGTCAAACAGTTCTTCCGTTATGAATACGGCGATTCAAATCTTTTTGCCGCCAAAATTGCTGTCAGCAAAAACGTACAAGAAAATGAGGTTCTATGTTTGAAAGGTGAAGCCGATTTTGAGAAATTGATGGCTTTTTCGAGAAATGAAGAGGTTTTGAGATGGTTATGGCAAGTTTGGAGGGAAAAAGTTGGGCCTCCGATGAAGGAACCTTACAGAAGATTGGTGGCTATTGAAAATAGGGCTGCTAGAAGGAATGGTAAGTAGCTGGATCATTTAGAGGTAAAGGTATACCTGCCGCGGTTCAACTCGCTTACTGGGTCTTAGTAGCTTATTGCCGTCTTCATCTTTTGACTCCGAAGCCTACTTGTCTTTGTTAAAGTGTTAAAACGTTTCAAAAAGACTTTTGCATTCATAGAAATTCACATTTTCAAGAGGAGAAAAAAAATGGCAAAGTGAAAGTCAATGTAtaaaacataggtaaaaataagtataatttgcGTTTAGGACGACTGTacaccacggcggctgttctctatacatactatagttagcgaaggacatattatagtttggGCTGCTTTGAGAATATTTCTTAAAGCCATATAAGACTATTTCGGCCTGACCCGAGAATCGAACTCGCCTAGCTGTCGCGCTATGCAACTATTAGACTAACGACAACAACATTGTCATAGACTCCATCATTCAAAATCCAACAGCTTCTCACATGACCCTATATATTCCAGGTTATCCCGACATAGGAGCATCCTGGCGTGATGAACTCGAGACACCAATGCTGCGTCACCTCTGCCGCCAtctttacgaagaagtgaaaccTCTATACAGGCTGCTACATGGTGTCATGAGGTTCTATCTGCGAAGGTTCTATGGGGATATTGTTCCTGAGTATGGCACTATTCCTGCTCATTTGTTGGGTATGTTGGTATTTTTGTCGTATTTCGGAAGGTAGGTTAGAATGGTTTCGGCTGGTTTGACTTTGAGCCAGAAATTACTCTTGctaaggggtatcggattggaagtcagataggcagtggttctatgtagaacactggtactcagctgcatccagtgaaCATCGATGTCAACCCCAACGTTGATGGCGTTTTGAAGGGTTTTTAATGGAGAGAATTTGGCTATATTAATAAGGCTCTATTTTCTATTGAAGGgtgttgttaaattaaaaaggcAATTTTTTGCGTCTTTTTTATATTGCTTAGTTATGAATATTCCATGGGGCTATTGACCTATAATCCGACTATTATTAATCGGATTAAGAGCTTCAAGCTTCGTAGagctaattattaaaaagcatcttaactttatttttttacttaattcgtcgttaatttgaaaaatatcttgTCTGGTgaccataaattattttatcttggaTCTCCAAAAATAGATTCATTGTCTATCAATCAACTGATTTACAATAAGGCTAGCCCTTTGGTAATATCTGTTGACAGAGGCACAATCCTAAAGTAGATTTATTTGGAATGCTCGAGCAAGCGGCAGCCCATAATTTCTAAGAAAACATGCGGTACATTAAACAATGAAAATTCTTAATTACTTGActcagaaaattaatttaatttggatcCAGTAAGGAATGACACGATGGCTCCAAAGCTATTCCGTTCGATTCGTGGGGAGcgtagtacctacattttatttactggtcccgggttcgatcccCAGTTCGGTCGACATTGGTGTGATGAGGATACTTCTTGGCTgaggtctgggtgttacaatatgtattaataaatatgtatatatgtagcttatCAGTTGTGTtggcacccataacacaagttaattaataactctCCATGAGGCTAACCGACTGTGTGTGAAAAGTCCcgtcattatattatattatatatttattaagcaAGTTATATCTCGATCTATCAGCAAACCATAAGAaacgaaaaattaaaaaataaattctagtaTATTCTAACGAATAATAAGAAATCACCCTTCGATCCGCTCTAGGACCGAGATTTCTAAAAGGGTAATTTGTTCCTGAAGGGGACTTCAAGGCAGGTTTTTATCTATTCAGTAATATTTCAGGTAACCTCTGGTCACAGAACTGGGAACCTTTGGCGGATCTTCTGTTGCCACAAACTATAGATTTGGATGAAAGCATCAAGAAGCTCAATTGGACTGTATTACATATggttagtttaatttttttttgtaacattgctGTGAcgttaaggtgtctacacaccaaagccgctgatgccggcggcacagcccggcggcccaacccgccggccgtattttgtacaatcatgccgccggctttcatatagtatttgacaattactagaacaccacatgccgcggcagtcgtgccgccgggctgtgccgccgggtcagcggctttggtgtgtagacccctttacgTTACATTTACGTTTTACgtactttaattaaacttattccgttttaccacaaaaacttttaaacgtcagtttatgccttgtctaaaaaaatgtcaaattatgacgttgacttatggttcattttgcagccaaaattttattagacaagtgtaaaacagggtttaaagtttttatagtaaggccatatatatttattttagttggtagcggtttcacccgcgcccttTAGAAAGCGCtccatgtacctatttaaaaagtagccttactCGATAAATGGAGCGAATGAAGCTATCTAAATCTGAAAGAAATTGAAATCGGTCCAATAATTACTGAAGTTAGCGCATTCAGGcaaacaaactattcagcttcataatatagAAATGGGTATATTATGGGTAGATATTTAGATATCCTacataacaaaactatttacattgtatgtacgtttttttttatcgaaaacTTCTTTAAGCCTACAGATATTCCAAAAAAATCTTCGATagatctttaaaataatatcttcaaCATTAAACTGTCAGGTTCGAAGAGCAGAAGATTTCTACCAATCGATGGGTCTGCCCGCCATGACAGACAAGTTTTGGCGCGAATCTGTGTTTGCGCGGGAAAACAGTGACACGCGCTGTCATGGCACTGCGGCGGACATGTTTCAAGATGGCGACTTTAGGTAAGTCTTTCAAGAgttctttatgtaccagggccgcggccactctttcgaacaaccccacGGCCCTGGTAGGGAGGAACAAGCAATGCTAAAATCTCGGTTTCGAATAAAATGTTCATGATAACATGATGAGTGGGTTCTTCTGTCTCAAAGTACGTGTATAGGctgatacaaaaataatcgTAAAGCTGAAAGGGGAATAAAGAGCCAAACTTAATTCACTAAAATCTAAGCTACCTCTTCTCTATTTATATGAAGGAAAGtcttagggtgcttacataaagaaacaggttgcctgtttacctgtttctttataagtgagtcaataggattgtattgaaatattatacctgcacggatcggtacctacccgtacaggtttgtctgtaccggcaacctgtttctttatgaaGGCACccttatttgttattatatttataactctAAAACGGCTTAactgatttggctgaaaattgaTGATAATAGCATAGGTGATTTTTATGTCTCCAATAGCTATGATATGAGAAATGCTATAGATATGGGAAGCAGTTTCTtcaggacacgggtgaaaccacatATAAAAGCTAGTCTTGTATTTATTTCCAGACTGCTGTACTGTTCTGGTACCTCTAAAGAAGACTTCTACGTGCTCCATCATGAACTTGGTCACATACAGTATTACATGTCTTATGAACATCAACCACCTATATTTAGGGTAAGAAAACTTTCTACCTTTAAGACATTGTGCATTTTGCATACAAGTATGGTTCATCCAGTTTCGAGAGATTAAGCATCTAtgcttacatatttatgtactgataattgaaaaataaaagcaaaataaggGTCTTAGTCAGTCTTAGTTTACCTATTT
Coding sequences within:
- the LOC110384674 gene encoding angiotensin-converting enzyme, with the protein product MGSTHTFLLLLLFKTCLSQNLYHLFKKINEETGNFSREAANLAWESSISPGNPQLPARSAIYQKSRLIWQHKTCDELATLSNRQSLNSTQERQYYLLCRGPEFTYEETRTTSNLYEELQSIYSDAEICIPSDSNISPDNLTAVEEAILNYLSNVKQFFRYEYGDSNLFAAKIAVSKNVQENEVLCLKGEADFEKLMAFSRNEEVLRWLWQVWREKVGPPMKEPYRRLVAIENRAARRNGYPDIGASWRDELETPMLRHLCRHLYEEVKPLYRLLHGVMRFYLRRFYGDIVPEYGTIPAHLLGNLWSQNWEPLADLLLPQTIDLDESIKKLNWTVLHMVRRAEDFYQSMGLPAMTDKFWRESVFARENSDTRCHGTAADMFQDGDFRLLYCSGTSKEDFYVLHHELGHIQYYMSYEHQPPIFRQANTALHETIGDTIMYGVLTPQHLNRLGLINDSLLYTMNVPPTNSPEVQDNNIDHNHKECRSEKDEDFDTKDSKETLLKNIIEATNEKDYKLAINKLTAKHYLPFTKYIKNENLNEPPPKIFEDKDISTDTVLLLKTALNKLPQIPFSLLIDEYRWKYFEGSLRKENGEFWAMARELQGIAPPSERGEEYFDVGAKFHVPDNTPYIRYFLSSFLQHQLFEKLCKAAVFGRRSVDGDVPDSISLTRCDIYGSKAAGKILKDFMSRGHSQHWREILRQTLGEDDISAAALNRYYRPLYELLEKFVRAHRVPIGW